A window of Tursiops truncatus isolate mTurTru1 chromosome 8, mTurTru1.mat.Y, whole genome shotgun sequence contains these coding sequences:
- the IGSF9B gene encoding protein turtle homolog B: MIWYVATLIASVISARGLAAQGAHGLREEPEFVTARAGESVVLRCDVVHPVTGQPPPYVVEWFKFGVPIPIFIKFGYYPPHVDPEYAGRASLHDKASLRLEQVRAEDQGWYECKVLLLDQQYDTFHNGSWVHLTIHAPPTFTETPPQYIEAKEGSSITMTCTAFGNPKPIVTWLKEGMLLGASGKYQVSDGSLTVTSVSREDRGAYTCRAYSIQGEAIHTTHLLVQGPPFIVSPPENITVNISQDALLTCRAEAYPGNLTYTWYWQDENVYFQNDLKLRVRILIDGTLIIFRVKPEDAGKYTCVPSNSLGRSPSASAYLTVQYPARVLNMPPVIYVPVGIHGYIRCPVDAEPPATVVKWNKDGRPLQVEKNLGWTLMEDGSIRIEEATEEALGTYTCVPYNTLGTMGQSSPARLVLKDPPYFTVLPGWEYRQEAGRELVIPCAAAGDPFPVITWRKVGKPSRSKHSALPGGSLQFRALSKEDHGQWECSATNVVTSITASTHLTVVGTSPHAPGSVRVQVSMTTANVSWEPGYDGGFEQTFSVWMKRARFGPHDWLSLPVPPGPSWLLVDALEPETAYQFSVLAQNKLGTSAFSEVVTVNTLAFPVTTPEPLVLVTPPRCLTANRTQQGVLLSWLPPANHSFPIDRYILEFRVGERWETLDDAIPGTDGDFFARDLSQDTWYEFRVLAVMQDLISEPSNIAGVSSTDIFPQPDLTEDGLARPVLAGIVATICFLAAAILFSTLAACFVNRQRKRKLKRKKDPPLSITHCRKSLESPLSSGKVSPESIRTLRAPSESSDDQAQPAAKRMLSPVREKELSLYKKTKRAISSKKYSVAKAEAEAEATTPIELISRGPDGRFVMDPSEVEPSAKARRIEGFPFAEETDMYPEFRQSDEENEDPLVPASVAALKSQLTPLSSSQESYLPPPAYSPRFQPRSLEGPGGLEGRLQATGQARPPAPRPFHHGQYYGYLSSSSPGEVEPPPFYMPEVGSPLSSVMSSPPLHTEGPFGHPAIPEENGENASNSTLPLTQTPTGGRSPEPWGRPEFPFGGLETPAVVFPHQLHPCDVAESLQPAAGLPRGLPPASLPVPAAYPGILSLEAPKGWAGKAPSRGPAPVPPAAKWQDRPVQPLVSQGQLRHTSQGMGIPVLPYPEPAEPGAHGGPSALGLDTPWYEPQPRPRPSPRQARRAEPSLHQVVLQPSRLSPLTQSPLGSRTSSPELAARARPRPGLLQPAEVSETALQPPAAVSFSRKSTPSTGSPSQSSRSGSPSYRPTVGFTALATGYPSPPPGPAGPVDHLDVFGQTPSPRRVGEELLRPEPPPPPLPTAGTHPPAPGNAAVPERLEALKYQRIKKPKKSSKGSSKSKKRSDGSASQAQNLPNSQVLWPDEAVCLRRKKRHSRPDPFARLSDLCHRQLPEDQTAILSSVEHDDPGHATLL, translated from the exons CTCCTCCCACCTTTACAGAAACCCCCCCCCAGTACATCGAGGCCAAGGAGGGCAGCAGCATCACCATGACCTGCACAGCTTTTGGGAACCCGAAGCCCATCGTCACCTGGCTGAAGGAGGGGATGCTGCTAGGTGCCAGCGGCAAGTACCAG GTGAGTGACGGCAGCCTGACGGTGACTTCGGTCAGTCGGGAGGACAGAGGTGCCTACACCTGTCGCGCGTACAGCATCCAGGGGGAGGCCATCCACACCACCCACCTGCTCGTCCAAG GACCTCCCTTCATCGTCTCCCCTCCTGAGAACATCACTGTCAACATATCCCAGGAtgctctgctcacctgccgggcaGAGGCCTATCCCGGCAACCTTACCTACACCTGGTACTGGCAGGACGAGAATGTCTACTTCCAGAA TGATCTGAAGCTGAGGGTGCGGATCCTGATCGACGGGACCCTGATTATCTTCCGGGTGAAGCCTGAGGACGCGGGGAAGTATACCTGCGTCCCCAGCAACAGCCTGGGACGCTCACCCTCCGCCTCGGCGTACCTGACCGTGCAGT ACCCAGCCCGCGTCCTCAACATGCCCCCCGTGATCTATGTGCCTGTGGGAATTCATGGCTACATCCGCTGCCCTGTGGACGCAGAGCCACCGGCCACCGTGGTCAAGTGGAACAAGGACGGCCGCCCCCTGCAGGTTGAGAAG AACCTGGGCTGGACCCTGATGGAGGACGGCTCCATCCGAATCGAGGAGGCCACAGAGGAGGCTCTTGGCACTTACACCTGTGTGCCTTACAACACCCTGGGGACCATGGGCCAGTCCTCCCCCGCGAGGCTCGTCCTGAAG GACCCCCCGTACTTTACGGTGCTACCAGGCTGGGAGTACAGGCAAGAGGCCGGCCGGGAGCTGGTCATCCCCTGCGCCGCCGCCGGGGACCCCTTCCCTGTCATCACGTGGAGGAAG GTAGGGAAGCCCAGCAGAAGCAAGCACAGCGCCCTGCCCGGCGGGAGCCTGCAGTTCCGCGCCCTGAGTAAGGAGGACCACGGGCAGTGGGAGTGCAGCGCCACCAATGTGGTCACCAGCATCACTGCCAGCACCCACCTGACTGTCGTCG GCACCAGCCCCCATGCCCCGGGCAGTGTCCGGGTCCAGGTCTCCATGACAACTGCCAACGTGTCCTGGGAGCCAGGCTACGATGGAGGATTTGAGCAGACATTCTCTGTTTG GATGAAGCGGGCACGGTTTGGGCCCCACGACTGGCTGTCCCTGCCTGTGCCTCCGGGACCCAGCTGGCTGCTGGTGGATGCCCTGGAGCCCGAGACAGCATACCAGTTCAGTGTCCTGGCCCAGAACAAGCTGGGCACCAGCGCCTTCAGTGAGGTGGTCACTGTGAACACTTTAG CATTCCCTGTCACAACTCCAGAACCCCTGGTGCTGGTTACCCCACCGAGGTGCCTCACAGCCAACCGGACCCAGCAGGGTGTGCTCCTGTCCTGGCTCCCACCTGCCAACCACAGCTTCCCCATCGACCGCTACATCCTGGAGTTCCGCGTCGGAGAGCGCTGGGAGACGCTGGATGACGCCATACCTGGCACTGATGGGGACTTCTTTGCTAGGGACCTGTCCCAG GACACGTGGTACGAGTTCCGGGTCCTGGCTGTCATGCAGGATCTGATCAGCGAGCCCAGCAACATCGCCGGCGTCTCCAGCACAG ACATCTTCCCACAGCCGGACCTGACCGAAGATGGCCTGGCTCGGCCGGTACTGGCTGGAATCGTGGCCACCATATGCTTCCTGGCTGCGGCCATCCTGTTCAGCACCCTGGCCGCCTGCTTTGTCAACAGGCAGCGCAAGCGGAAGCTCAAGCGCAAGAAAG acCCTCCACTCTCCATCACGCACTGCAGGAAGAGCCTGGAGTCTCC cTTGTCCTCCGGCAAGGTCAGCCCCGAGAGCATCCGCACACTCCGCGCCCCGTCCGAGTCCTCCGACGACCAGGCCCAGCCGGCGGCCAAGAGGATGCTGAGCCCCGTGCGGGAGAAGGAGCTGTCCTTGTATAAGAAGACCAAGAGGGCCATCAGCAGCAAGAAGTACAGCGTGGCCAAGGCGGAGGCCGAGGCGGAGGCCACCACGCCCATCGAGCTCATCAGCAGGGGCCCCGACGGCCGCTTTGTGATGGACCCCTCCGAGGTGGAACCCTCTGCGAAGGCTCGGCGCATTGAGGGCTTCCCCTTTGCGGAGGAGACCGACATGTACCCTGAGTTCCGCCAGTCGGACGAGGAGAATGAAGACCCGCTGGTGCCCGCGTCTGTGGCCGCCCTCAAGTCCCAGCTGACCCCTCTGTCATCCAGCCAGGAGTCTTACCTGCCACCACCAGCATACAGCCCTCGGTTCCAGCCCCGCAGCCTGGAGGGCCCTGGCGGCCTGGAGGGCCGGCTCCAGGCCACTGGCCAAGCCAGGCCACCCGCTCCCCGGCCCTTCCACCACGGCCAGTATTACGGGTacctcagcagcagcagccctggggaggTGGAGCCGCCGCCCTTCTACATGCCGGAGGTGGGCAGCCCCCTGAGCTCTGTCATGTCCTCGCCACCTCTGCACACCGAGGGGCCTTTCGGCCACCCCGCCATCCCCGAGGAGAATGGAGAGAACGCTTCCAACAGCACGCTGCCCTTGACTCAGACGCCCACCGGCGGGCGCTCCCCAGAGCCCTGGGGCCGGCCGGAGTTCCCCTTTGGGGGACTGGAGACCCCGGCCGTGGTGTTCCCCCACCAGCTGCACCCGTGTGATGTGGCTGAGAGTCTGCAGCCTGCAGCCGGCCTCCCCCGAGGACTGCCGCCCGCCTCCCTGCCCGTGCCCGCAGCCTACCCGGGCATCCTGTCTTTGGAGGCGCCCAAGGGCTGGGCTGGCAAGGCGCCgagcagaggccctgccccagtGCCCCCCGCCGCCAAGTGGCAGGACAGGCCTGTGCAACCTCTGGTGAGCCAAGGGCAGCTGAGACACACCAGCCAAGGCATGGGCATACCCGTGTTGCCTTACCCCGAGCCGGCCGAGCCGGGGGCGCACGGCGGCCCCAGCGCGCTGGGCCTGGACACCCCGTGGTATGAGCCtcagccccggccccggcccaGCCCCCGGCAGGCCAGGCGCGCCGAGCCCAGTTTACATCAAGTGGTGCTACAGCCCTCCCGGCTCTCGCCTCTGACCCAGAGCCCCCTCGGCTCGCGCACCAGCTCCCCCGAGCTCGCCGCGCGGGCCCGGCCGCGCCCCGGCCTCCTGCAGCCCGCCGAGGTGTCGGAGACCGCCCTGCAGCCGCCGGCTGCCGTCAGCTTCTCGCGCAAGTCCACGCCGTCCACGGGCTCCCCGTCCCAGAGCAGCCGCAGCGGCAGCCCCAGCTACCGGCCCACCGTGGGCTTCACCGCTCTGGCCACGGGCTACCCCTCCCCTCCGCCGGGCCCCGCAGGGCCTGTGGACCACTTGGATGTGTTTGGACAGACGCCTTCCCCtcggagggtgggggaggagctgcTCAGACcggagccgccgccgccaccgTTACCTACCGCAGG GACACATCCACCTGCTCCTGGGAATGCTGCTGTACCTGAGAGGCTGGAGGCTCTGAAATACCAACGGATAAAGAAGCCCAAAAAGTCATCCAAGGGCTCCTCGAAGTCAAAGAAACGATCCG ATGGTTCTGCCTCCCAGGCTCAGAACCTTCCAAACTCTCAGGTCCTGTGGCCCGACGAAGCTGTCTGCCTCCGGAGGAAGAAGAGACATTCCCGGCCCGACCCCTTTGCCCGACTCTCAGACTTGTGCCACCGCCAGCTTCCGGAAGACCAGACGGCAATTCTCAGCAGCGTGGAGCACGATGATCCTGGCCACGCCACTTTGCTGTGA